The following coding sequences lie in one Mycobacterium sp. DL440 genomic window:
- a CDS encoding M48 family metallopeptidase translates to MAKPKMPLTADQLLTRKAMTWATKVRVNPSRIVIAELTTKWGSCAPDGTITLAEDLVDTPAAFQDYVVVHELLHLRYRSHGKAFTAMMTALVPGWRELEASSPTREVRG, encoded by the coding sequence ATGGCGAAGCCAAAGATGCCACTCACCGCCGACCAATTGCTCACCCGCAAGGCGATGACATGGGCAACCAAGGTTCGAGTGAATCCCTCGCGCATCGTGATCGCCGAGCTAACGACGAAGTGGGGCTCATGTGCGCCAGACGGCACGATCACGTTGGCGGAAGACCTCGTTGACACGCCAGCTGCTTTCCAGGACTACGTCGTCGTCCATGAACTGCTCCACTTGCGCTACCGCTCCCACGGAAAAGCCTTCACCGCGATGATGACTGCGCTCGTCCCCGGCTGGCGCGAGCTGGAAGCATCAAGCCCAACCAGGGAGGTACGCGGATGA
- a CDS encoding GntR family transcriptional regulator produces the protein MLNLGQIDRDNGVPPYEQIAQFLRVAITSRQLAPGERLPAETKLAKHFGVARMTVRRAVQELRGQGLLVPASGRGLAVRSAASIRELWPQEPGYPTEAVIPDFITWGDAAPLIAQAENIRTRMYVLDGDLREIGLSAGDPAVVNKLLGTLAGIGMAEADVLGALAIRLNIYAADYEHANEIFNAMKVAQRAFADACGAVQFAAKTLQDNTLANPSSPSTVAAEPQSSGVED, from the coding sequence GTGTTAAATCTTGGTCAGATCGACCGGGACAATGGTGTGCCTCCTTATGAACAGATCGCGCAGTTCCTTCGGGTGGCTATCACGTCCCGTCAGTTAGCTCCTGGCGAGCGGCTACCGGCGGAAACAAAGCTTGCCAAACATTTTGGCGTCGCGAGGATGACCGTCAGGCGGGCTGTGCAAGAACTCCGCGGTCAAGGTCTTCTTGTGCCGGCCTCTGGCCGCGGATTGGCGGTTAGGTCAGCAGCGTCGATCAGGGAACTGTGGCCTCAGGAACCTGGCTACCCAACCGAGGCGGTCATTCCTGACTTCATCACCTGGGGGGATGCAGCACCGTTGATCGCCCAGGCGGAGAACATACGGACGCGAATGTACGTCTTGGATGGGGATCTGCGGGAAATTGGACTGTCTGCGGGCGATCCGGCAGTGGTCAACAAGCTCCTTGGAACGCTTGCTGGCATAGGAATGGCCGAGGCTGACGTGCTCGGAGCATTGGCCATTCGTCTCAATATCTACGCTGCTGACTACGAGCATGCAAACGAGATCTTCAACGCGATGAAGGTAGCTCAACGGGCGTTCGCCGACGCCTGCGGTGCGGTGCAGTTTGCTGCAAAAACGTTGCAGGACAACACATTAGCTAATCCCAGTTCCCCGTCGACCGTGGCGGCGGAGCCGCAATCCAGTGGTGTTGAGGACTAG
- a CDS encoding plasmid replication, integration and excision activator yields the protein MSIPKWLQIGHDQVFSCGAFIVSEVTPMIDFDKSSGENRVQARDRDTGVPMWQVEVLDGDPTAPKRSRTVTVKFAAPMQPIAPTNSSGTPFTPVVFEGLTALPYIERTGDFSRIAWSFRASGMTAAGKPSAASNTGRASE from the coding sequence ATGTCCATCCCCAAATGGCTCCAGATAGGGCACGACCAGGTGTTTTCGTGCGGCGCGTTCATCGTTTCGGAGGTGACGCCGATGATCGACTTCGACAAGTCCTCGGGCGAGAACCGCGTCCAGGCGAGGGACCGCGATACGGGTGTACCGATGTGGCAGGTCGAAGTACTCGACGGAGATCCGACAGCACCGAAGCGCAGCCGCACGGTGACGGTGAAGTTCGCCGCACCGATGCAACCCATTGCGCCCACCAATTCCAGCGGAACACCCTTCACCCCTGTAGTTTTCGAAGGCCTGACAGCGCTGCCGTACATCGAGCGGACGGGCGATTTCTCACGGATCGCGTGGTCGTTCCGCGCCTCGGGCATGACAGCAGCGGGCAAGCCGTCCGCAGCATCGAACACGGGTCGGGCGTCGGAATGA
- a CDS encoding AlpA family transcriptional regulator, whose amino-acid sequence MVTHGLREALVAAGNFPELLTAEQVSALLGVSAATLNRWAALRETTGEQIGPPCYTLSERVRRWDCAEVRSWLKQVRR is encoded by the coding sequence ATGGTCACTCATGGCCTCAGGGAGGCGCTCGTCGCTGCGGGCAACTTCCCCGAACTGTTGACCGCAGAGCAGGTCTCAGCGCTGCTCGGTGTCTCGGCCGCGACACTCAACCGCTGGGCCGCGCTCCGCGAAACGACCGGTGAGCAGATCGGCCCACCGTGCTACACCCTGTCGGAGCGGGTACGCCGTTGGGACTGCGCGGAAGTCCGGTCCTGGCTCAAGCAGGTGCGTCGATAA
- a CDS encoding site-specific integrase: MAGNTPRGIRKRLNAAGESRYQVRYLIRDPDAPSGWGETSATFPTLREAKAFKSERDNEAAIGARRFDPRLGRTPLSRVWTQFSGSKKPAVSPKTWSGYTQHWELRIAPRFGHLPVDEITRADIQAFVDVLTIGPWAKVSTLRLLRSILDVAHQDGRIHRNPAIGVSAGRIPERERHRYLTAQEVQTLAIACGDQGDVVTILAYTGLRWSELVGLRVKDVDLVARRLYVRRAAPEVEGRIIVGPPKTRAGIRTVPLPQVVVDIFKRRLSGRAPDEPAVTSPNGAMLRSNNWRRHTHWNKALNRTDLAPLTIHDLRHTYASLARKSGADLRYVQKTMGHSTPTVTANIYSDLYSDELDQVATNLDQLHATEIHTPKTGQEPDKEN; encoded by the coding sequence ATGGCCGGAAACACACCTCGCGGCATCCGGAAACGACTCAACGCAGCCGGAGAATCCCGATACCAAGTCCGCTACCTGATCCGAGACCCCGACGCACCGTCAGGCTGGGGCGAAACCTCCGCCACCTTCCCCACCCTGCGCGAGGCGAAGGCATTCAAATCCGAACGCGACAACGAAGCCGCGATCGGCGCACGCCGATTCGACCCGCGCCTCGGCCGCACACCGCTGAGCCGGGTATGGACCCAGTTCTCCGGTTCCAAGAAACCGGCGGTGTCTCCGAAGACGTGGAGCGGCTACACCCAGCACTGGGAACTGCGTATCGCACCGCGCTTCGGCCATCTGCCCGTCGACGAAATCACCCGCGCCGACATCCAGGCGTTCGTCGACGTCCTGACGATCGGACCGTGGGCGAAGGTATCAACGCTGCGACTCCTGCGGTCGATCCTCGACGTGGCCCACCAGGACGGCCGCATCCACCGCAATCCTGCCATCGGCGTCTCAGCAGGTCGCATTCCTGAACGGGAACGACACCGCTATCTGACCGCCCAGGAAGTCCAGACGCTCGCTATCGCGTGCGGCGACCAGGGCGACGTCGTGACCATCCTCGCGTACACCGGCTTGCGTTGGTCCGAACTCGTCGGCCTCCGCGTCAAGGACGTCGACCTCGTGGCCCGCCGCCTCTACGTCCGACGGGCAGCGCCAGAAGTCGAGGGCCGTATCATCGTCGGCCCTCCGAAGACCCGTGCCGGCATCCGAACCGTCCCGCTGCCGCAAGTCGTCGTCGACATCTTCAAACGGCGTCTCAGCGGCCGCGCACCTGACGAACCCGCTGTCACCTCACCCAACGGAGCGATGCTGCGATCGAACAACTGGCGCAGGCACACGCACTGGAATAAAGCGCTCAACAGGACCGATCTAGCCCCACTGACCATTCATGATCTGCGCCATACCTACGCCAGCCTGGCGCGCAAGTCCGGCGCGGACCTGCGCTACGTGCAGAAAACTATGGGGCATTCGACGCCGACTGTCACCGCGAACATCTACAGCGACCTCTACTCCGATGAGCTGGACCAGGTGGCAACGAACCTCGATCAACTCCACGCGACCGAGATTCATACACCGAAGACCGGACAAGAACCGGACAAAGAAAACTGA
- a CDS encoding group 1 truncated hemoglobin, with product MTTIYDQIGGTEALETVVEDFYRRVLADDELAGFFTGTNMARLKGKQVEFFAAALGGPVQYSGAPMRQVHQGRGIALHHFNLVAGHLSDSLADAGVPEPIVGQIIAAIAPLADEIATARSA from the coding sequence ATGACGACCATCTATGACCAGATCGGCGGGACCGAGGCACTCGAGACCGTCGTTGAAGACTTCTATCGGCGGGTACTGGCGGACGACGAACTCGCGGGTTTCTTCACCGGAACCAATATGGCCAGGCTCAAGGGCAAGCAGGTCGAGTTCTTCGCCGCGGCATTGGGCGGGCCCGTGCAGTACAGCGGTGCACCGATGCGTCAGGTCCATCAGGGCCGCGGCATCGCCCTGCATCACTTCAACCTGGTGGCCGGCCACCTCTCCGACAGCCTGGCCGATGCCGGGGTGCCCGAGCCGATCGTCGGGCAGATCATCGCCGCGATTGCTCCGCTGGCCGACGAGATCGCGACCGCGCGGAGCGCGTGA
- a CDS encoding DUF732 domain-containing protein, with protein sequence MFSRRLSTRAMATAVGAAALAASAAFGVAPAHADAQDDQFFTIVKDLNIPTTSAEEAGQVGRGVCDALTKGKIEPARTVRGVISQLRNQAGIDKHQAANLVRGAVKVYCPQNAPFVGR encoded by the coding sequence ATGTTCTCCCGGCGCTTGAGCACTCGAGCCATGGCCACCGCGGTCGGTGCTGCCGCGCTGGCCGCCAGCGCCGCATTCGGGGTCGCGCCAGCTCACGCCGACGCTCAGGACGACCAGTTCTTCACCATCGTCAAGGACCTGAACATCCCGACCACCTCGGCCGAGGAGGCCGGCCAGGTCGGGCGCGGAGTCTGTGACGCGCTCACGAAGGGCAAGATCGAGCCCGCGCGCACGGTGCGGGGAGTCATCAGCCAGCTGAGGAACCAGGCAGGCATCGACAAACATCAGGCCGCGAACCTGGTCCGGGGTGCGGTCAAGGTCTACTGCCCGCAGAACGCCCCGTTCGTCGGGCGCTGA
- a CDS encoding oxygenase MpaB family protein yields the protein MTQDTSETCPVTSGSAAVTAGCPAAPGGYEAPPTPLGPDSLTWKYFGDWRGMLQGPWAGSMQNMHPQLGAAVEEHSIFFQERWPRLLRSLYPIGGVVFDGDRAPATGAEVRDYHVNIKGVDAQGRRYHALNPEVFYWAHSTFFVGTIIVADRLAGGISEADKRRLFEEHKQWYSMYGMSMRPVPETWEDFQVYWDHMCRNVLENNQAVRDVLDLSELPKPPFASKMPNWMWALQRKYVVHPLFVWFTVGLYHPAVRELMGYTWSERDEKVHRLLGKVIGRVFTMVPRRRRMHPRARTAWDRATGRLPADAPLVHTPARNLPPIGHRDNGMHYCPKV from the coding sequence GTGACACAAGATACTTCTGAGACATGCCCGGTGACCAGCGGTTCCGCCGCCGTGACGGCGGGCTGCCCAGCCGCCCCGGGCGGGTATGAGGCCCCGCCTACACCGCTCGGGCCGGATTCGCTGACGTGGAAGTACTTCGGTGACTGGCGCGGCATGCTGCAAGGTCCGTGGGCCGGCTCCATGCAGAACATGCACCCGCAACTCGGTGCGGCCGTCGAGGAGCACTCGATCTTCTTTCAGGAGCGCTGGCCCCGCTTGCTGCGCTCGCTGTACCCGATCGGCGGCGTCGTGTTCGACGGCGACCGTGCGCCGGCGACCGGTGCCGAGGTACGCGACTACCACGTCAACATCAAAGGTGTTGACGCTCAGGGGCGCCGGTACCACGCGTTGAATCCCGAGGTCTTCTACTGGGCGCATTCGACGTTTTTCGTCGGCACGATCATCGTGGCCGACCGGCTCGCGGGTGGGATCTCCGAGGCCGACAAGCGGCGGCTGTTCGAGGAACACAAGCAGTGGTACTCGATGTACGGGATGAGTATGCGCCCCGTGCCGGAAACCTGGGAGGACTTCCAGGTCTACTGGGATCACATGTGCCGCAACGTGTTGGAGAACAACCAGGCGGTCCGTGACGTGTTGGATCTGTCCGAGCTGCCCAAGCCCCCGTTCGCGTCGAAGATGCCGAACTGGATGTGGGCGCTGCAGCGCAAGTATGTAGTGCACCCGTTGTTCGTGTGGTTCACCGTCGGCCTGTACCACCCAGCGGTGCGCGAGCTGATGGGCTACACCTGGTCTGAGCGCGACGAGAAGGTACATCGCCTGTTGGGCAAGGTGATTGGCAGGGTATTCACGATGGTGCCGCGTCGTCGCCGCATGCATCCGCGGGCGCGCACCGCGTGGGATCGCGCCACCGGCCGTCTCCCGGCGGACGCACCCTTGGTGCACACCCCGGCCCGCAACCTGCCGCCAATTGGGCACCGCGACAACGGGATGCACTACTGCCCGAAGGTCTGA
- a CDS encoding TetR/AcrR family transcriptional regulator has product MPSGQRRGRWSGVPLQERAARRRDELIAAGVVLLGKAEGPALTVRAVCRAAELTERYFYESFTDRDTFVRAVYDDVCGRAMSALTTAATPRDAVERFVALMVDNPTQGRVLLLAPESEPVLTRSGAEWMPDFIGLLQRKLTRIADPVRQAMVATSLIGALTALFSAYLDERLPASREQFTDYCVDMLLGRIGSF; this is encoded by the coding sequence GTGCCATCCGGTCAACGACGCGGCCGATGGTCGGGCGTTCCGCTACAGGAACGGGCGGCCCGTCGTCGCGACGAACTGATCGCAGCAGGGGTCGTCCTGCTGGGCAAAGCCGAGGGCCCAGCTCTCACAGTCCGTGCGGTGTGCCGGGCGGCCGAACTCACCGAACGATACTTCTACGAGAGCTTCACCGACCGTGACACGTTCGTCCGGGCCGTCTACGACGACGTCTGCGGCCGGGCGATGTCGGCCTTGACCACGGCGGCTACCCCCCGCGACGCGGTCGAACGATTCGTCGCACTGATGGTGGACAATCCCACCCAGGGCCGTGTGCTGTTACTGGCCCCCGAATCCGAACCGGTGCTCACCCGCTCGGGCGCGGAGTGGATGCCCGACTTCATCGGCCTGCTGCAGCGCAAACTGACCCGCATCGCCGACCCGGTACGCCAGGCCATGGTCGCCACCAGCCTGATCGGAGCATTGACCGCGTTGTTCAGTGCCTACCTCGACGAGCGGCTGCCGGCCAGCCGCGAACAGTTCACCGACTACTGCGTCGACATGCTGCTCGGGCGCATCGGCAGTTTCTGA
- a CDS encoding acyl-ACP desaturase, whose translation MSQEYTDLQLLHELEPVVESSINRHMRMRKDWNPHDFIPWSDGKNYYALGGQDWEPGQSKLSEVAKTAMIQNLLTEDNLPSYHREIAMNMGMDGAWGNWVNRWTAEENRHGIALRDYLVVTRAIDPVELEELRVEQVTRGFSPGQNQQGDLFAESLFDSVMYVSFQELATRVSHRNTGKACDDPIADQLLQRISADENLHMIFYRDVSAAGLDIAPNQGMASLHRVLDNFKMPGYTVPDFRRKAVIIAVGGVYDPRIHLDDVVMPILRKWRIFEREDFTGEGARLRDDIGRIVEELEDACDKFEVAKERRLERERKVAEKKAMKNLLVSSSSS comes from the coding sequence ATGTCGCAGGAATACACAGACCTGCAGCTTCTGCACGAACTCGAGCCTGTCGTTGAGTCCAGCATCAACCGCCATATGCGGATGCGTAAGGACTGGAACCCGCACGACTTCATCCCGTGGTCGGACGGCAAGAACTACTACGCACTCGGCGGACAGGACTGGGAGCCCGGGCAGTCCAAGCTGTCCGAGGTCGCCAAGACCGCGATGATCCAGAACCTGCTCACCGAGGACAACCTGCCCTCGTATCACCGCGAGATCGCGATGAACATGGGCATGGACGGCGCTTGGGGCAACTGGGTCAACCGCTGGACCGCCGAAGAGAACCGGCACGGCATCGCGTTGCGCGACTACCTCGTGGTGACCCGTGCCATCGACCCCGTCGAGCTGGAAGAGCTGCGTGTCGAGCAGGTCACCCGCGGCTTCTCCCCCGGCCAGAACCAGCAGGGCGACCTGTTCGCCGAGAGCCTGTTCGACTCGGTGATGTACGTGTCGTTCCAGGAGCTGGCCACCCGCGTCAGCCACCGCAACACCGGCAAGGCCTGCGACGACCCGATCGCCGACCAACTGCTGCAGCGCATCTCGGCTGACGAGAATCTGCACATGATCTTCTACCGGGATGTCTCGGCAGCCGGTCTGGACATCGCGCCCAATCAGGGCATGGCGTCGCTGCACCGCGTGTTGGACAACTTCAAGATGCCCGGCTACACCGTGCCCGACTTCCGCCGCAAGGCCGTCATCATCGCCGTCGGCGGCGTCTACGACCCGCGGATCCACCTCGACGACGTGGTGATGCCGATCCTGCGCAAGTGGCGCATCTTCGAGCGTGAAGACTTCACCGGCGAGGGCGCCCGACTGCGTGACGACATCGGCCGCATCGTCGAAGAGCTCGAAGACGCCTGCGACAAGTTCGAGGTCGCCAAGGAGCGTCGCCTCGAGCGCGAGCGCAAGGTCGCCGAGAAGAAGGCCATGAAGAACCTGTTGGTGTCCTCTTCGTCTTCATGA
- the dusB gene encoding tRNA dihydrouridine synthase DusB, with amino-acid sequence MTLTATPPATAASARSQLRIGPFALPSPVVLAPMAGVTNVAFRTLCRELEIARAGTVSGLYVCEMVTARALVERHPVTLHMTTFGPDESPRSLQLYTVDPETTYLAAKMIADEGMADHIDMNFGCPVPKVTKRGGGSALPYKRRLFGQIVAAAVRGVAGTDIPVTVKFRIGVDDTHHTHLDAGRIAAEEGAAAVALHARTAAQRYSGTADWDQIAALKAHVTGIPVLGNGDIFEADDALAMMAATGCDGVVIGRGCLGRPWLFAELSAAFNGRPAATPPNLGEVADIVRRHGELLSEHFGEDKAMREIRKHVAWYMHGFPAGADLRRGLALVKTRAELDALLDQLDGHAPFPPAATGPRGRQGSAASVSLPEGWLDDPDDCAVPVGADVMHSGG; translated from the coding sequence ATGACTCTGACCGCAACGCCCCCTGCAACTGCAGCGTCGGCCCGATCCCAGCTGCGGATCGGGCCGTTCGCATTGCCCAGTCCCGTCGTCCTGGCTCCCATGGCCGGGGTGACGAATGTGGCATTCCGCACACTGTGCCGCGAACTCGAGATCGCCCGTGCCGGCACCGTCAGCGGCCTCTACGTGTGCGAGATGGTCACCGCGCGGGCCCTGGTCGAGCGCCATCCGGTCACCCTGCACATGACGACCTTCGGCCCCGACGAATCTCCGCGGTCGCTGCAGCTCTACACCGTGGACCCGGAAACCACCTACCTCGCGGCCAAGATGATCGCCGACGAGGGCATGGCCGACCACATCGACATGAATTTCGGCTGCCCGGTGCCCAAGGTCACCAAGCGTGGCGGCGGATCTGCACTGCCCTACAAGCGCCGCCTGTTCGGCCAGATCGTGGCGGCTGCGGTGCGGGGCGTCGCGGGCACCGACATTCCGGTGACCGTGAAGTTCCGGATCGGCGTCGACGACACCCATCACACGCACCTGGACGCCGGGCGGATCGCTGCCGAGGAGGGGGCGGCAGCCGTGGCGCTGCATGCGCGCACTGCGGCACAGCGCTACTCCGGCACGGCCGACTGGGATCAGATCGCTGCGCTGAAGGCTCATGTCACCGGCATCCCGGTGTTGGGCAACGGCGACATCTTCGAGGCCGACGACGCGCTTGCGATGATGGCCGCGACCGGCTGCGACGGCGTGGTGATCGGCCGGGGCTGCCTGGGCCGGCCGTGGCTTTTCGCCGAGCTCTCGGCCGCCTTCAACGGTCGCCCCGCTGCCACCCCACCGAACCTGGGCGAGGTCGCTGACATCGTGCGCCGCCACGGCGAACTGCTCAGCGAACATTTCGGCGAAGACAAGGCAATGCGCGAAATCCGCAAGCACGTGGCCTGGTACATGCACGGGTTCCCGGCCGGCGCCGACCTGCGGCGTGGGCTGGCCCTGGTCAAGACCCGTGCCGAACTCGACGCACTGCTCGACCAACTCGACGGCCACGCCCCGTTCCCGCCTGCGGCCACCGGTCCGCGCGGGCGCCAGGGCTCGGCCGCCTCGGTGTCGTTGCCCGAGGGGTGGCTCGATGATCCCGACGACTGCGCGGTGCCGGTCGGGGCCGATGTGATGCATTCCGGAGGCTGA
- a CDS encoding LCP family protein, protein MSDGSNATPGRRHRSADDSSDNQWITRSREPLPGAAPWERQDALLPDDSPLDEPTGSHAGGVTVADLIAKVAGTGFTPNRHRLAPDDPEPEPEPEPAHAWDPEPEPQPEPLPEPEPVPAYAPAYVRPPVPDPTDVIEAVRIAPEIDEPQDALEVEEFPESFEEPFADSPDHRDIDAANTDVLPALPIYEYDLPKGRTSWRVRQTPEDEHDSEHERADTDEIEKVRPAINRRVMLAGRAAAAMLAVLTLVLTGGAWQWQSSKNNSLNKVAALDLNSRDIVDPNSQFGDENFLIVGTDSRLGENGGMGAGGTEDAGGARSDTIMLVNIPADRRRVVAVSFPRDLSITPMKCEPWNPESATYGPLYDEETETYGPDEIYTETKLNSAFAFGGPKCLVKVIQKLSGLSINRFMAVDFSGFSKMVDAVGGIEVCSTTPLEDYELGTVLANAGRQTIDGHTALNYVRARQVTTEYNGDYGRIKRQQLFLSSLLRTLISRDTFFSLNKLNNVVNMFISDSFVDNIRTKDLVDLGQSVQGVNAGRITFVTVPTVGYADEYGNEVPRTDDMHSLFDAIINDDPLPGEKNPDNTPVPGTPESATSSVQAAAPSETPQSTAPAPAPAATDSGEMVNAITTEPQQVTVQVSNSTGQSGLASTAATELQEHGFNVNTPDDYPSTLPATTVFFSPGNEEAAATVASSFTNPTIERVTGMGNVIQVVLGSDFYSVGAPTPSGSEVQVHVLKGTGASPTHLPEDLTVTNAADTTCE, encoded by the coding sequence ATGAGTGACGGTAGTAACGCCACTCCCGGCCGTCGGCACCGCTCTGCGGACGATTCGTCGGACAACCAATGGATTACCCGATCCCGGGAGCCTTTGCCAGGCGCCGCGCCGTGGGAACGCCAGGATGCGCTGTTACCCGACGATTCACCCCTCGATGAGCCCACCGGCAGTCACGCCGGCGGAGTAACTGTCGCCGATCTGATCGCCAAGGTCGCCGGGACCGGATTCACACCGAACCGCCACCGGTTGGCACCCGACGACCCGGAGCCCGAACCAGAGCCTGAGCCGGCCCACGCGTGGGACCCAGAACCTGAGCCGCAGCCAGAGCCACTGCCGGAGCCCGAACCCGTGCCGGCGTATGCACCGGCGTATGTCCGCCCGCCGGTACCCGACCCGACCGACGTGATCGAAGCGGTGCGGATCGCCCCTGAGATCGATGAACCCCAGGATGCCCTCGAGGTCGAGGAGTTCCCGGAATCTTTCGAGGAGCCATTCGCGGACTCACCGGATCACCGCGACATCGACGCCGCGAACACCGACGTATTGCCGGCTCTGCCGATCTACGAATACGACTTGCCCAAGGGACGTACGTCATGGCGGGTCCGCCAGACGCCGGAGGACGAGCACGATTCCGAGCACGAGCGCGCCGACACCGATGAGATCGAGAAGGTGCGGCCGGCGATCAACCGCCGGGTGATGCTGGCCGGCCGGGCCGCCGCGGCAATGCTCGCGGTCCTCACCCTCGTGCTGACCGGCGGGGCCTGGCAGTGGCAGAGCTCGAAGAACAACAGCCTCAACAAAGTGGCGGCGCTCGACCTCAATTCGCGCGACATCGTCGACCCCAACTCCCAGTTCGGTGACGAGAACTTCCTGATCGTCGGCACCGACAGCCGGCTCGGCGAAAACGGAGGTATGGGCGCCGGTGGCACCGAGGACGCAGGCGGAGCCCGGTCCGACACCATCATGCTGGTGAACATCCCGGCCGACCGGCGACGTGTCGTCGCCGTGTCGTTCCCGCGTGACCTGTCGATCACCCCGATGAAGTGCGAGCCCTGGAATCCGGAGTCGGCGACCTACGGCCCGCTGTACGACGAAGAGACCGAGACCTACGGCCCGGACGAGATCTACACCGAGACCAAGCTGAACTCGGCCTTCGCTTTCGGCGGCCCGAAATGCCTGGTGAAGGTGATCCAGAAGCTGTCGGGCCTGTCCATCAACCGGTTCATGGCCGTCGACTTCTCCGGCTTCTCGAAGATGGTCGACGCAGTCGGCGGGATAGAGGTGTGCAGCACCACCCCGCTCGAGGACTACGAGTTGGGCACCGTGCTGGCCAACGCCGGTCGTCAGACGATCGACGGCCACACCGCGCTGAACTACGTGCGGGCCCGCCAGGTCACCACCGAGTACAACGGGGACTACGGCCGCATCAAACGACAGCAGCTGTTCCTCTCTTCACTGCTGCGCACCCTGATCTCCCGCGACACCTTCTTCTCGCTGAACAAGCTGAACAACGTGGTCAACATGTTCATCAGCGACAGCTTTGTCGACAACATCAGGACCAAGGACCTCGTCGACCTCGGACAGTCCGTCCAGGGTGTGAACGCGGGCCGGATCACCTTCGTGACGGTGCCGACCGTGGGTTACGCCGACGAATACGGCAACGAAGTCCCGCGCACCGACGACATGCATTCCCTGTTCGACGCGATCATCAACGACGACCCTCTGCCGGGCGAGAAGAATCCGGACAACACTCCGGTGCCCGGCACCCCGGAATCGGCGACGTCGTCCGTCCAGGCTGCCGCGCCCTCAGAGACACCCCAGTCCACAGCACCGGCGCCCGCGCCGGCCGCGACGGACAGCGGTGAGATGGTCAACGCCATCACCACCGAACCGCAGCAGGTGACGGTGCAGGTGTCGAACTCGACGGGCCAGAGCGGCCTGGCCTCCACCGCGGCCACCGAACTGCAGGAACACGGCTTCAACGTCAACACCCCCGATGACTACCCGAGCACGCTCCCGGCGACCACGGTGTTCTTCTCCCCCGGCAACGAGGAGGCGGCCGCGACCGTGGCCAGCTCTTTCACCAACCCGACCATCGAACGGGTGACGGGCATGGGCAACGTTATCCAGGTCGTGCTGGGTTCCGATTTCTACTCGGTGGGCGCCCCGACCCCGAGCGGGTCAGAAGTGCAGGTGCATGTACTCAAGGGCACCGGCGCCAGCCCGACGCACCTCCCCGAGGATCTGACCGTCACCAACGCCGCCGACACGACCTGCGAATAG
- the phoU gene encoding phosphate signaling complex protein PhoU, whose product MRTQYHEKLHSLTDQLGAMCELAGTAMERATQALLQADLALAEQVISDHDQMSTLSTQAEESAFVLLALQAPVAGDLRSVVGSIQIVADVDRMGALALHVAKIARRRHPQHVLPEEVNGYFAEMGRVAVELGHAAREVLLTQDPEKAARIQEEDDAMDDLHRHLFSVLMDREWKHGVTAAVDVTLLSRFYERFADHAVEVARRVIFQVTGSYPDDESVPSK is encoded by the coding sequence ATGCGTACCCAATACCACGAGAAGTTGCATTCACTCACGGACCAACTCGGTGCGATGTGCGAGTTGGCGGGTACCGCAATGGAGCGCGCCACCCAGGCGCTGCTGCAGGCCGATCTGGCTCTCGCTGAACAGGTCATCAGCGATCACGATCAAATGAGCACGCTGAGCACCCAAGCCGAGGAGTCTGCGTTCGTGTTGCTGGCGCTGCAGGCGCCTGTGGCCGGTGATCTGCGATCGGTGGTGGGGTCGATTCAGATCGTCGCCGACGTGGACCGGATGGGCGCGCTGGCGCTGCATGTGGCGAAGATCGCGCGCCGCCGCCACCCCCAGCATGTGCTGCCCGAGGAAGTGAACGGGTACTTCGCCGAGATGGGCCGGGTCGCCGTCGAGCTGGGGCACGCCGCCCGTGAGGTGCTGCTCACCCAGGATCCGGAGAAGGCTGCCCGGATCCAGGAGGAAGACGATGCGATGGATGACCTGCATCGCCACCTGTTCTCTGTGCTGATGGACCGGGAGTGGAAGCACGGTGTGACCGCTGCCGTCGACGTGACGTTGTTGAGCCGCTTCTACGAGCGCTTCGCCGACCACGCCGTCGAGGTGGCCCGGCGGGTCATCTTCCAGGTCACCGGTTCCTACCCGGACGACGAATCGGTTCCCTCGAAGTAG